A stretch of the Actinomycetota bacterium genome encodes the following:
- a CDS encoding trypsin-like peptidase domain-containing protein, protein PPPPDAVPSTAGKGRSHLATAVLSAAVASVVTLAGVAIVDDGPAPTVAPPATVQTGSDADPPVTGDATGGLSIGEIAQRVSPSVVHVSVSNGRAVVGAGTGVIFDSEGYLLTNNHVVEQAAAVGVTLPDGSQYEADVVGTDPRSDLAVLRIDATGLPAATFASELPRIGEIAVAIGSPFGLEGSVTAGIVSALDRSLPTGNGTLLGLIQTDAAINPGNSGGALVNDRGQVIGINTAILSESGANDGVGFAIAAPDAVNVATRLLEDGEVRYALLGIQGQDVDAGIAATYDLPVDQGALVVSVEPGSGADRAGLQPEDIVVSFDGEEITSMSELAVAVRAQEPGDEVEVDVVRGGEELTLTVTLGEAPPL, encoded by the coding sequence CCCCACCCCCGCCCGATGCGGTGCCTTCCACTGCCGGGAAGGGCCGCAGCCACCTGGCGACCGCCGTCCTGTCGGCGGCGGTCGCCTCGGTGGTCACGCTGGCTGGCGTGGCGATCGTGGACGACGGCCCCGCCCCGACCGTCGCGCCACCCGCCACCGTGCAGACCGGCAGCGACGCGGATCCACCCGTGACCGGCGACGCCACCGGCGGGCTCAGCATCGGCGAGATCGCCCAGCGCGTCTCGCCCTCCGTGGTGCACGTCAGCGTGAGCAACGGTCGCGCGGTCGTGGGCGCCGGCACCGGAGTCATCTTCGACTCCGAGGGATACCTGCTGACCAACAACCACGTGGTCGAGCAGGCGGCGGCGGTCGGTGTCACCCTGCCCGACGGCAGCCAGTACGAGGCCGACGTGGTCGGCACCGATCCACGCAGCGACCTCGCCGTGCTCCGCATCGACGCGACCGGCCTACCCGCCGCCACGTTCGCATCCGAGCTGCCGCGCATCGGCGAGATCGCCGTCGCCATCGGTTCGCCGTTCGGCCTCGAGGGGTCGGTGACCGCCGGGATCGTCTCGGCCCTCGACCGCTCGCTCCCCACCGGGAACGGGACCCTGCTCGGCCTCATCCAGACCGACGCCGCGATCAACCCCGGCAACTCCGGTGGGGCGCTGGTGAACGACCGCGGTCAGGTGATCGGCATCAACACCGCCATCCTCAGCGAATCCGGCGCCAACGACGGGGTCGGCTTCGCGATCGCCGCTCCCGATGCGGTGAACGTCGCCACCCGCCTGCTCGAGGACGGCGAGGTCCGCTACGCGCTCCTGGGGATCCAGGGCCAGGACGTCGACGCGGGCATCGCCGCGACGTACGACCTCCCCGTGGACCAGGGCGCGCTCGTCGTCAGCGTCGAGCCCGGTAGCGGCGCTGACCGCGCGGGGCTGCAGCCGGAAGACATCGTCGTCTCCTTCGACGGCGAGGAGATCACCTCGATGAGCGAGCTCGCCGTCGCCGTACGCGCACAGGAACCCGGCGACGAGGTCGAGGTCGACGTCGTACGGGGCGGCGAGGAGCTGACCCTCACCGTGACGCTCGGCGAGGCCCCGCCCCTCTAG